In Anoplopoma fimbria isolate UVic2021 breed Golden Eagle Sablefish chromosome 12, Afim_UVic_2022, whole genome shotgun sequence, one DNA window encodes the following:
- the spryd4 gene encoding SPRY domain-containing protein 4 → MAIHLKAARLCRLAGRTVPSLSVTHRPAVSHPERRCFLSTSTGKNLQFKLDEQTAHSSLDLFKKNTAVIYRMLGLDPSHVQKNPERFQDWAVVFGDEKISSGRHYWEVTVKKSQEFRVGVAEVLMSREDCVGTNSSSWVFGYAQRKWFAMTSNKMVPVTQVGKPDRIGILLDYEAGLLELMDVEKHAIIHTIRAQYKTPLCPAFGLWDGELLTHSGLEEPEGLK, encoded by the exons ATGGCGATACACCTAAAAGCAGCCCGTCTCTGTCGACTGGCAGGACGAACTGTCCCCTCCctgtcagtcacacacagaCCAGCTGTCAGTCATCCAGAGAGGAGATGCTTCCTTTCCACCTCGACGGGGAAAA ATCTTCAGTTCAAGCTCGATGAGCAGACGGCTCACAGCAGCCTGGACCTCTTCAAGAAAAACACTGCCGTCATCTACCGCATGCTGGGTCTGGACCCCAGCCACGTGCAGAAAAACCCAGAGCGCTTCCAAGACTGGGCCGTCGTGTTTGGGGACGAGAAGATCAGCAGCGGACGTCACTACTGGGAGGTGACCGTCAAAAAGTCTCAAGAGTTTCGTGTGGGTGTGGCCGAGGTGCTGATGTCCAGAGAGGACTGCGTGGGAACCAACAGCTCCTCCTGGGTGTTTGGCTACGCTCAGCGCAAGTGGTTTGCTATGACCAGCAACAAGATGGTTCCTGTGACGCAAGTTGGCAAGCCGGACCGCATCGGCATCCTGCTTGACTATGAAGCGGGCCTTCTGGAGCTGATGGACGTCGAAAAACACGCAATCATTCACACCATCCGGGCCCAGTACAAGACTCCCCTCTGCCCCGCATTTGGACTTTGGGACGGGGAGCTGCTCACACACTCTGGTCTGGAGGAGCCTGAAGGTCTAAAGTGA